In Pseudomonas flavescens, the sequence TCGGGAATCATCGCCGCCGTGGTGGTACCGCTGTCGATGATGATCCGCGCATGCTCGCGAATCCGCGCCACGCCGGCACGGGCGATGGCCTGCTTGTAGCGGGAAACCGGCTGACTGCTCTCGACGATCAGTTCCTGGGGCAACGGCACGGCACCGCCATAGCGGCGTAGCAGCAGGCCGTTGGTTTCCAGAGCGGCGAGGTCCTTGCGGATGGTCACTTCGGACGTCGCGAAACGCTTGGCCAAGGCATCCACGCTCACCTCACCCTGCTCGGCGAGCAAGGTGAGAATGGTGTGGCGGCGCTGCGGTGTGTTGCGCTTCGACATGCTTAAGTTTCGATTCGAAAGATAATGGAGCGAATCAAAACCTAACGAAGCTTCTCTGTCAAGACGCTCAAGCCCTGTGGATAAGCTGACTCGTCCCGGACTGCAGCCGGAAGATCAAGTTATCCACAGATGGAGCTTACTTCTGCTTTTTGGTCGGGCGCTGCCAGCCTTCGATATTGCGCTGGCGGCCACGGGCCACGGCCAGGTTCCTGGGGGGCACGTCGTTGGTAATGGTCGAGCCGGCAGCGGTGTTGGAGCCATCACCGATATCCACAGGTGCAATCAACGCGTTGTTGGAGCCGATGAATACATCCTCTCCGATCACCGTCTGATGCTTGTTGGCGCCGTCATAGTTGACGGTGATGGTGCCAGCGCCAATGTTGGTGCGCGCACCAATGACCGTGTCACCCAGGTACGTCAGGTGACCCGCCTTCACGCCCTCCCCCAGCACGGCATTCTTCAGTTCCACGAAGTTACCCACATGGGCCTTGGCACCCAGCACGCTGCCCGGGCGCAGACGGGCGAACGGGCCGCAATCGGCACCCTCACCCACTTCGGCACCTTCCAGATGGCTGTTGGCCTTGACGATGGCGCCCTTGCGCAGGGCGCTGTCCTTGATCACGCAATTGGGGCCGATCTGCACGTCGTCTTCGATGACTACCCGGCCTTCGAGGATCACGTTGATGTCGATGGTCACATCGCGGCCCACGGTGACATCGCCGCGCACATCGAAACGATGCGGGTCACGCAGGGTGACGCCCTGCGCCATCAGGCGGCGGGCGATGCGCTGCTGGTAATGACACTCCAGCTGCGAGAGCTGGATGCGGTCGTTGGCACCGAGCACTTCCATCTCGTCGGCGGCCCGTTCGGTGGCCACCACCAGGCCGTCGGCCACTGCCATGGCGATCACATCGGTCAGGTAGTACTCGCCCTGGGCATTGCTGTTCGACAGCCGCCCCAGCCAGTCGGCCAGGCGCTTGCCCGGCACCGCGAGAATGCCGGTATTGCCTTCACGGATCTGCCGCTGCGCTGCGCTGGCATCCTTGTGCTCGACGATGGCCTGCACCACGCCCTGATCGTCCCGCACGATGCGGCCGTAGCCGGTCGGATCGGCGAGCTCGACGGTGAGCAGGCCAAGCTGGTCGTCATTGACCAGAGCCAGCAGGCGCTGCAGGGTCGCGGTCTCGATCAGCGGCACGTCACCGTAGAGGATCAATACGGTATCGGCACTGAGCTGCGGCAGCGCCTGAGCCACGGCGTGGCCGGTACCGAGCTGCTCGGCCTGGATGACGAAATTCAGGTCGTCCGCTGCCAGCCGCTCACGCACCTTCTCGGCGCCATGCCCGATCACCACCTGAATGCTCTGTGGCTGCAGGCTGCGGGCGGTGTCGACGACGTGGGCGAGCATGGGCTTGTGGGCCACCGGGTGCAGGACCTTGGGCAGAGCGGAGCGCATGCGGGTGCCTTGGCCGGCGGCGAGGATGACGATATCGAGGGACATGGCGAGCGGTTCCTTGGCAATCGCAGCCGCACGGGTCGGCTGCGAAACAAAAACGATAGAAAAGCAAAAGGGTAGCCAAGGCTACCCTTTTACCAAGCAACGATGAAGCCCGCAGGTATCAGCTACCGCCGAACTTCTTGCGCAGTTGCTGGACGGTGCGCAGCTGGGCTGCGGCCTCGGCCAGACGCGTAGCGGCAGAACCGTAGTCGAACTCGGCACCCTGCTCGCTCAGCGCTTTCTCGGCAGCCTTGACGGCTTCCTGAGCAGAGGCTTCGTCCAGGTCGGCAGCACGTTGCACGGTATCGGCAAGTACCTTGACCATGCTCGGCTGCACTTCGAGGAAGCCACCGGAGATGTAGAACACCTCGGTTTCGCCACCCTGCTTGACCAGACGAATCGGGCCCGGCTTGAGGTCGGTGATCAGCGGTGCGTGGCCCGGGGAAATCCCCAGATCACCCAGGTTGCCGTGGGCGATCACCATTTCGACCAGACCGGAGAAGATCTCGCCTTCTGCGCTGACGATGTCGCAATGGACTGTCATAGCCATATCTAGCCTCACGTAAGCGCCCGTTGCCGGGCGCACGGGTGATTACAGTTTTTTCGCTTTCTCGATGGCTTCTTCGATGCCGCCGACCATGTAGAACGCCTGCTCCGGCAGGTGATCGTACTCACCTTTGAGGATGCCGCTGAAACCAGCGATGGTGTCCTTCAGGGAAACGTACTTGCCTGGCGAACCGGTGAAGACTTCGGCCACGAAGAACGGCTGGGACAGGAAGCGCTGGATCTTACGAGCACGGGATACCAGCTGCTTGTCTTCTTCCGACAGTTCGTCCATGCCGAGGATCGCGATGATGTCCTTCAGCTCTTTGTAGCGCTGCAGCACGTACTGAACGCCGCGAGCGGTGTCGTAGTGCTCCTGGCCGATCACGTTCGGGTCCAGCTGGCGCGAAGTCGAGTCGAGTGGATCGACCGCTGGGTAGATACCCAGGGAAGCGATGTCACGGGACAGTACGACGGTGGCGTCCAAGTGGGCGAAGGTGGTCGCCGGGCTCGGGTCGGTCAAGTCGTCCGCAGGGACGTATACGGCCTGGATCGAGGTGATCGAACCGGTCTTGGTCGACGTGATGCGCTCTTGCAGAACGCCCATTTCTTCGGCCAGGGTCGGCTGATAACCCACTGCAGACGGCATACGGCCGAGCAGTGCGGATACTTCGGTACCGGCCAGGGTGTAGCGGTAGATGTTGTCCACGAAGAACAGAACATCACGGCCTTCGTCACGGAACTTCTCGGCCATGGTCAGGCCGGTCAGTGCTACGCGCAGACGGTTGCCTGGTGGCTCGTTCATCTGACCGTAGACCAGGGCTACCTTGTCGAGAACGTTGGAGTCCTTCATCTCGTGGTAGAAGTCGTTACCCTCACGAGTACGCTCACCCACACCGGCGAACACGGAATAACCGCTGTGCTCGATGGCGATGTTACGGATCAGTTCCATCATGTTCACGGTCTTGCCGACACCGGCACCACCGAACAGACCGACTTTACCGCCCTTGGCGAACGGGCAGACCAGGTCGATGACCTTGATGCCGGTTTCCAGCAGCTCGTTGGAGCCAGCTTGCTCGGCGTAGGTCGGCGCAGGACGGTGAATGCCCCAACGCTCTTCTTCGCCAATCGGGCCAGCTTCGTCGATCGGGTTGCCCAGTACGTCCATGATACGGCCCAGGGTTTTCACCCCGACCGGTACCTGGATGCCTGCGCCAGTGCTGTCGACGTCCAGGCCACGTTTCAGGCCTTCGGTCGAACCCATCGCAATGGTACGCACCACGCCGTCGCCCAGCTGCTGCTGAACTTCCAGAGTGGTTTCGGCGCCGACTACTTTCAGCGCTTCATAAACACTCGGCACCTTGTCACGCGGGAATTCCACGTCGATGACGGCGCCGATGATTTGAACGATACGTCCGCTACTCATCTTTGGTTCCTCTGAATATTTGAACCGTTAAACCGCGGCAGCGCCGCCGACGATTTCCGAAATTTCCTGGGTGATCGCTGCCTGACGTGCCTTGTTGTAAACCAACTGCAGGTCTTTGATGATGTCGCCAGCGTTGTCGGTGGCATTCTTCATCGCAATCATCCGCGCGGCCTGTTCGGCTGCGTTGTTCTCGACCACTGCCTGATACACCTGCGACTCCACGTAGCGCACCATCAGCCCGTCAAGCAGTTGCTTGGCGTCGGGTTCGTACAGGTAGTCCCAGTGGTGCTTCAGTTCCTGATCCGGATCGGCCACCAGTGGAATCAACTGCTCCACGGTCGGCTTCTGGGTCATGGTATTGATGAACTTGTTGGAAACCACGGACAAACGGTCGATGCGCCCTTCCAGGTAAGCATCGAGCATCACCTTGACGCTGCCGATCAGATCATTGATCGACGGCTCTTCGCCGAGGTGGCTGATCGCAGCGACGACGTTGCCACCAAAGTTGCGGAAGAATGCCGCGCCCTTGCTGCCAACCACGCAGAGATCGATCTCCACGCCGCGCTCGCGGTTTGCCGACATGTCCTTGACCAGGGCCTTGAACAGGTTGGTATTCAAGCCACCGCACAGACCACGGTCCGAACTCACCACCACGTAACCGACGCGCTTTACTTCGCGTTCGATCATGAAGGGATGACGGTATTCCGGGTTGGCGTTGGCCAAATGACCAATTACCTGGCGGATACGCTCCGCGTAGGGACGGCTAGCTGCCATGCGCTGTTGTGCCTTGCGCATCTTGCTGACCGCCACCTTTTCCATGGCGCTGGTGATCTTCTGCGTGCTTTTGATGCTCGCAATCTTGCTGCGAATCTCTTTTGCGCCTGCCATTTCACACCTATCGGGTTAGCAGGCGGGCGCCGTTGGGCGCCCGCTGCGGCTTACCAGGTTTGGGTGGCTTTGAACTTCTCGATACCGGCTTTCAGCTGGCCATCGATGTCGTCA encodes:
- a CDS encoding F0F1 ATP synthase subunit epsilon; translated protein: MAMTVHCDIVSAEGEIFSGLVEMVIAHGNLGDLGISPGHAPLITDLKPGPIRLVKQGGETEVFYISGGFLEVQPSMVKVLADTVQRAADLDEASAQEAVKAAEKALSEQGAEFDYGSAATRLAEAAAQLRTVQQLRKKFGGS
- the glmU gene encoding bifunctional UDP-N-acetylglucosamine diphosphorylase/glucosamine-1-phosphate N-acetyltransferase GlmU; translation: MSLDIVILAAGQGTRMRSALPKVLHPVAHKPMLAHVVDTARSLQPQSIQVVIGHGAEKVRERLAADDLNFVIQAEQLGTGHAVAQALPQLSADTVLILYGDVPLIETATLQRLLALVNDDQLGLLTVELADPTGYGRIVRDDQGVVQAIVEHKDASAAQRQIREGNTGILAVPGKRLADWLGRLSNSNAQGEYYLTDVIAMAVADGLVVATERAADEMEVLGANDRIQLSQLECHYQQRIARRLMAQGVTLRDPHRFDVRGDVTVGRDVTIDINVILEGRVVIEDDVQIGPNCVIKDSALRKGAIVKANSHLEGAEVGEGADCGPFARLRPGSVLGAKAHVGNFVELKNAVLGEGVKAGHLTYLGDTVIGARTNIGAGTITVNYDGANKHQTVIGEDVFIGSNNALIAPVDIGDGSNTAAGSTITNDVPPRNLAVARGRQRNIEGWQRPTKKQK
- the atpG gene encoding F0F1 ATP synthase subunit gamma; amino-acid sequence: MAGAKEIRSKIASIKSTQKITSAMEKVAVSKMRKAQQRMAASRPYAERIRQVIGHLANANPEYRHPFMIEREVKRVGYVVVSSDRGLCGGLNTNLFKALVKDMSANRERGVEIDLCVVGSKGAAFFRNFGGNVVAAISHLGEEPSINDLIGSVKVMLDAYLEGRIDRLSVVSNKFINTMTQKPTVEQLIPLVADPDQELKHHWDYLYEPDAKQLLDGLMVRYVESQVYQAVVENNAAEQAARMIAMKNATDNAGDIIKDLQLVYNKARQAAITQEISEIVGGAAAV
- the atpD gene encoding F0F1 ATP synthase subunit beta, which encodes MSSGRIVQIIGAVIDVEFPRDKVPSVYEALKVVGAETTLEVQQQLGDGVVRTIAMGSTEGLKRGLDVDSTGAGIQVPVGVKTLGRIMDVLGNPIDEAGPIGEEERWGIHRPAPTYAEQAGSNELLETGIKVIDLVCPFAKGGKVGLFGGAGVGKTVNMMELIRNIAIEHSGYSVFAGVGERTREGNDFYHEMKDSNVLDKVALVYGQMNEPPGNRLRVALTGLTMAEKFRDEGRDVLFFVDNIYRYTLAGTEVSALLGRMPSAVGYQPTLAEEMGVLQERITSTKTGSITSIQAVYVPADDLTDPSPATTFAHLDATVVLSRDIASLGIYPAVDPLDSTSRQLDPNVIGQEHYDTARGVQYVLQRYKELKDIIAILGMDELSEEDKQLVSRARKIQRFLSQPFFVAEVFTGSPGKYVSLKDTIAGFSGILKGEYDHLPEQAFYMVGGIEEAIEKAKKL